The following is a genomic window from Chryseobacterium sp. StRB126.
CTTTGCTATATAACATCCATACATTATTGGCTGTGAAAGAAACCTTAGCACTTTGAAGTGCAAATTTTTGAAATAAACTTTTAGGGAAACTATAAGATACCTGAATATTTCTTAATCTGATGTTTGTAGCATCATAGATATTCTGTTCTGTAATACCTAGGTTCCCTGTTGTTACTGCTGCCCAGTAATCTTGTTGCGTGATTTCCTTTGTATTGGATGTATATCCGCCACCAGGTTGCTGTACTACTGCATCAAGCACAAAATTATCTCTTCTACCTCCAGGAGCAGTATCTTCTGCAAGTCCTACTTTTTGTAAAGCTGATTGGGTTGCCGAGTAAAATTTCCCACCAATACGCCCATCAATCTGAAAAGAAAGACCAATGTTTTTATAACTAAAACTATTGGTAAGGCCAAATAATGCTCTTGGGGTTTGATCTCCTAAATAATATTGATCAGGAGTGGCTTGAGGTAATCCGTTTGCTCCTACAATTAATTTTCCAAAATTAGGATTATTAGGATCCTCCACTCTTAAAAATTTTGTTCCATAAATGGCTCCAAAAGGTTTCCCTACTTCTGCAAAAAATGTAACATTATCATAACCTCCTAATGGATATTTCGAAATAGAACCATAAAGCTCTTTTACTTCACTTTTTAATTGTGAAAAATTAGCATTTACATTCCAGCTAAAGTTTTCTTTTTTTAAAATATCCGTATTCAAAACAACTTCAATTCCACTATTCTGAATTTTCCCTCCATTAATTTTCTTATACTCATACCCTGAAAGAGGGTTCATAGGTAAATTAATTAATTGTTTTGTCGCTGTATTAACAAAGTAGCTTACATCCAAAGAAACCCTATTAAAAAATTTAAGATCTGCTCCTACTTCAAAAGTTTTTAATTTTTCAGCTACCAAGCTGGCATCATATAACGTTTTTATTCTTCCTAAAACAGCATGGCCCGTAGGATCTGAACCAAGCTTATAAACGTTATATAATTCGTAAGGGCCTAATCCATTACCAGTGACTGCATAAGCGGCTCTAAGTTTCGCAAAAGTTAATGCTTTAGAAGTAGTTCCATTCAACTTATGCAGCATTTCTGTTAAAACCAAAGAGGTGCTGATAGCAGGATAAGAGTAAGATCTGTTTTCTATACTTAAAGTTGAAGACCAGTCATTCCTGAATGTAGCGTTGATAAACCAATATCCATCATAATTAATTTCCAAAGCAGCAAAAACAGAATTAATTTTCTTCCAAAGATCAAGTTCGTTATTAGCAATACCTGCAAGATCACTTGTATTCGTTACGCTAAAAACATTAGGAACAATTAAATTTTGAGTACTAAAATAAAGGGCTTTAGTTCTTGTCTCCATTAGTTGTCCATACAATGAAAAAGAGCCACCCCATTTTCCAAATAAATTATCTTTTTTAGCAGTAAGGTTTGCTATGTAATTATTTTCATAAAACTTTTCTTCGCTGGTAGCATAAGAGTTTCTTCGTGATGAACCTGTCCATACTCTTGCATCTGCATTTAAGGCATAAAAATCAGTTCCAAGTCTTAGGTCAGCACTCAACCAGTCATTAAACTGA
Proteins encoded in this region:
- a CDS encoding SusC/RagA family TonB-linked outer membrane protein, giving the protein MNRTIVKAGLLSSLVFCFTGLSAQKTDSTKIGKIDEVVVTAYGVKKEKKSLGYSFQDVKGQTLVDAKETNVTNALVGKVAGMQVIKGGFGPASSSRINLRGFNSLTGDSQPLIVVDGVPLNNGTGVKAKQNDGYFNNDFWNPDLDMGNGLNDINAEDIESISVLKGGAASALYGSRGGNGVILITTKTGKKKGGIGITYSTNLGFETIFMKPDMQTSFGLGQNGVVNPANSENTSSWGPALEGTNMKRYDNLSNFFKTGINSQHTLNFQENLGEGTSLYTSFNYLNDNSQIPNSKFERFNFMAKMNSIFGKEKRWTSEVKAQYISSKANNRPAGGRGDGNYYSNILLMPQDIDIRNYREGQTQNNIKSNWISPNGINPYWSAYNSLNADKKDRVLLNGYLKYQFNDWLSADLRLGTDFYALNADARVWTGSSRRNSYATSEEKFYENNYIANLTAKKDNLFGKWGGSFSLYGQLMETRTKALYFSTQNLIVPNVFSVTNTSDLAGIANNELDLWKKINSVFAALEINYDGYWFINATFRNDWSSTLSIENRSYSYPAISTSLVLTEMLHKLNGTTSKALTFAKLRAAYAVTGNGLGPYELYNVYKLGSDPTGHAVLGRIKTLYDASLVAEKLKTFEVGADLKFFNRVSLDVSYFVNTATKQLINLPMNPLSGYEYKKINGGKIQNSGIEVVLNTDILKKENFSWNVNANFSQLKSEVKELYGSISKYPLGGYDNVTFFAEVGKPFGAIYGTKFLRVEDPNNPNFGKLIVGANGLPQATPDQYYLGDQTPRALFGLTNSFSYKNIGLSFQIDGRIGGKFYSATQSALQKVGLAEDTAPGGRRDNFVLDAVVQQPGGGYTSNTKEITQQDYWAAVTTGNLGITEQNIYDATNIRLRNIQVSYSFPKSLFQKFALQSAKVSFTANNVWMLYSKAKGIDPESVFAINSNAVGFENLSFPTTRSYLFTITLGF